The genomic DNA TGAGTCTAAAAGTAATATACGTAATCGATGTAATAGCATGAATGCCTTGACACCGAATAGAACGTCGAAAACAAAGTTTTAAGTTCAATTCCGTCTGCAATGGTACGTTTATTTCACTTTAACAACAGCATCTATCCATAAATCGTGTTCAACAGCGTGCTGCATATTATTATACAGTACatcgtttatttaaattcGTGATCGCTATTTATTTACCTAAACAATGTATAACAgtgcaatttattatattttctggTAATTTGTTTCCTGTATGTTATTAATAGCGTCGATGAAGTTGAGCCAGCCTTGCCGAAagcaataataattataatggATCAAGAACGAATGTATATGGATGACAACGTAACTGTCGTTAGACAAATGTATGCAAAATTTCctttaaacaaaaataaaagagacgCAGTAAGTTGTTTGAAACTAATTGCGCTTATTTGCGATTTAAGAGAACATCTTTGGGATCTTACTGTGATAAATTAAACTTAAACagaaatttttcgaaatttagTGGTTAAAGATTCGTTTGTTTCGGTATAAACTGATCGCCGATTATAGAATCATTTGTTAACAAACGTTTCGCTACTCTTAAGAAATCACAAACAACACGTCgagtaattaataataattgccttaataacgattaataaaaattgccCATCTGGCAATGTTTTCAGGATTAACGAAAATTAAGCAATGCaaagtttattttatcgatatttcgaCCGATAAAACTTTAGCCGATAAAAGGATACTGTTTTAGAGAGGTCGGGCAAGATATTCTTTGCATTTGTTACACGGAGACCTATGACTTTTTGGCCGCTGGCCTTATGGATGGTACGGTAAAATTGTACAAAACCAGATCGGACGAAGTGTTGACGCTGCGTGACACTGAAATGATGCAGAAACCAAGTCCGACGACCGCGATTAAGCACAGACCTGTCCACAAATCTCATCCGATCTCGCGTACCCTCCTTGCAACCTGTTAGTACTCATTGTcagtttattttttatattgctGTGAAGCGATAAAGGATTAATTTTTCGCTCGGTTCTTTCTCCTTTTACCATATTTCGTTGGTCCAGATGCTAGTGGCTGCGTCAAATGCTGGCATTATCCAACTTCACAGTGTCTTTACACGATACGGGAAAAGAGGCAGGTGCTGGGTTTAGCTTACCATTTTCGTCTGCCAAAGTTCCTAACTTTAGGCGACGATGCGAAGCTTATTCTTTACGACGAAGAAACCAAGACGCAGGAAAGAGTATTTCACGCAAGGTTTCCTATCattactgaaatatatttcatCATTATTGTCTTGGTTGCAGTGGAAAAGCAAAATGTAAAAACAGTATTTCAAggttttccttatttttaaaACGTCTTTCAACCATATAATTTAGACTGCGATAATTTAGACATGACAACGAATCGAACAGTTCTATATAGAATCGATGCTATTATATATCAGTGCTATAGAGCTGTGTATATTCGTCGATCATCGGGTACGACAATCTCTACAGACGATTCAAACGTTTTAGATCAAAATCAATTTGTTTCGACGGATCTACGTCTTGTAACAACGTCCTAGAGAGTGGAAGACTTCAAAGTCACCTTGATCTCGTTAAACGTGATTGTAGCTCGTTCCTGATCAAGACTAACTCTGCTCAGGGTCGCTTCGAATCAAATAAACTCGCACCAGGTGTCCACTGACAGTAGATTTCCTAGTTAAACAGATAGATTGATCGCTCTGCTACGACACATTTAACttgatataaaattcatttcttcGTCACTCGTATCGCGAGTGGTCCACAACTTCCAAAGACACTTGACGAAAAATCTTTCGTACGATCACATTTCTCTGGTTTCTCTTAATATGTACAGTAGTACTAATAGACTACTAAGAAACGGTACTAACAGAGGATCGGTAAAAAGGAACTAAAATCTTGCATATCGTTATCGATATTCTCATCACGGTATAAAATAATCGTTACAAGGAAAAGTGATTACGTTTTCGCACGTGTAACGCACAACGCGCGTAAGATAATGTGCGCTTTTATTCGCGTTCTCTTCAGTTACGTTTCATTTACAAACGGAACGACTCGACGACCATCTTAAACGCAATTACCCGCCACGCGGACAATAGCCAACATTCGTTCCTATTTACAAACCGTAGTTTCGCTAATAGTTATTTAGAACGATTCCagtttacgtttacgtttcAATTTGTACAACTTTATCCAACAGGATAGAAAAATATCACCGACTACAAGTCATACACACTTTTTTCGATCTATGTAGAGAAAAACAAGCTTTTTAGCGGTATTCGCTAAATTCGCTATTATATATTCGCTACAACTTGCTTCACCCTCTTTCTATTTACAGCATCTCTTCGAATCCCGATAGAAGTTTCACatacaaatatttccttttcgtACGTTCTCttctcttatttatttatttatttatttatttcctgCTTTTTATCGCATTCTAGCGAGTCATTGGAAGCCATGGACGGTCATAAATCTAGAGTGTTCAGCGCGTGTTTCAACCCCAGATCGGCACATGAGCTGATAAGCGGTGGTTGGGACAATACTATTCAATTTTGGGACACTAGGCAACCATACGCACTCAGGAGAATATCGGGTGTGCATATGTGCGGCGATGGACTCGATATCAGTAGGAATGGAAGAGAGGTACACGTATTTATATCCAGAATTCAAAGTCCAACTATATATGCACCTTAACACGTTCTTATTCACACggcaaatatataaaaattgtaggAGTTCGTCTCTTCAAACCAAATTCTGGTCCTGAAACGACGCATCCGCTCTCTCGATACGCTTTTCGTCGCGTTTACTTTTTCAACGAGTCGGAAATCATTCGCGATATCGGATAatcgatattttacatttgtCAATTCTCGTACGGTAAACGGTGGGTCAGTTTGATTTAATATTACTTGATATAGAAAAGATGATTCTATAGTTCCTTTTCACCCAAGATGAGAGTAGAAAAACATTAAAAGAGGGCAGTATAcgtattttcaaaatttgtaTGTATTGTAAATATCGCATCTTTTCTTCGGACAGTAACATTGTACTTTTCTCGAATATAATCGAATATCGACGTTTCTCATTGTTTTGTCGCATACAAAAATATGCGCTACTGTAATTTCTTGTTCGATTTATTCGTCAGCGATCACATTTTAACAATAGTTTTACGTACAGATCAACgagaaaaattgatttatcgCACCAAAATCCACAGTTCTACGTAACAAAGAGTGCAATTATGTTTGGCAGTAACATAGCATCGAAAAAGCAGCTATAGTCTTTCTCCGGTTTACAAAATCATACGCCGTAATTCTGTCAAAGTGGAtacaaaaattcgaaattttatccacaaattatttgaatatcgTTCCAACGACACAAGAAAGCAAAAATGCATTAATACTGTTTATAGAGATAGctaaattagaaatatataatttgtataaaaacataaaagGAACACATCTTTCGAATTAGCAAATGAATCGCCAAATTTTTCAACGCGTAAcattaaatttctatatacatactGGAAAAAAATGAGCCAAATTGACCCAACACTCACCCTACCGGGATTAAGCCATCGTCATGCAACAATCTCTCGCTCGTAATTCTTAACCTCTTGGTTTACCACCTGAATGAAAGGTGTTCGAACGAAAAGTAAAACGTAACGTGTAAGAGGAAtctttacaaattattaaaagaatacGCTACACATGCTAATCTTTCGCTTAGGAATCAGACGTTGCGGGTgttctcttcgtttttttcttttttattaacaaaCAACTATATTACGAACAGATTTTGTCGTGCGCGTGGCAAAGAGAGAATCCCATACAATTGTGGGACTACGGTAGCGGAAAGTTGCTTGCTTCCTTGGAACCCGACAGCTATCCTTCCCTGCTCTACTGTGGCAAATACGTGTCGAACATGTTCATCGCTTGCGGTGGCACGGATACCAATCTCTTCAGAGTGATCGACTTGCGATCTCACGCCGTAAATACAGATTTCTCATACGGATTTCGTTCGCTCGCAGTGCACAGTCTTTCGGTAGAAACGATATAGTCAAgtcgtaaattaaaatatcaatctGCGTCTAAACTCAGAACCATAGCGATCCGTTCTGAATATGcacatatgtatgtgtgtatgcACACGCGGCATAAAATCGGAACACTTCGAACATGCTTCGATTCTTAAGGCTGTTGCGTCTTCGAAGTTTAATCGGAAGTTTTCAAAGTATCGAAAGCCTCCTGtcgatattccatattttgTAGTATAcggcaataaataataagacgTAGCATACGATAGcatataaaacattaaatGTGCATCGAGATTTCAGACTTTTGGAATCTGGCACTTTCATTCGTTTCACACACTTCGTTCGCACATCTATGCAACGCGTAACATAAAAAAGATAACAggtataaatttgaaaatagttTTGGTCTCTTCGTCGCATGAAATCTAAAATTATGTTTAAAAATGATCACTTTGCCAAAATTGAACTAAAATCAAAGTGCCAGCATTCCGTGCATctgatattttacaaatagaTTTTGATTAATCCTGGCCTGAAATTCAAGCCTATAGAATTACATAATAATTTGCAGAAAAAAGTTGACAATTAGTAAGTCAAACAAGATATGATCAACGAACGCATCATGAAACTTTCGCATACTCGTACGGATAACGAAACgtcgtatttttaaataacctGACTATATCCCTTCCCGTCGAGTATACTCGTTACGCAgatgatgacgacgacgatTATTTTTTCGACAGACGTTGGCGATGATCAGGAATTTAAGAGGTGGTACGTACAGCTTGGACATTGGCCCGATAAACCCAAAGCACGCAAAGAAAACGAGGACCATCTCCGTCGTACCACAACTTGCGTTCTGTGCTGGCAAGCGGATATTCGAGATAGACGCGCAACCAAGTTGATCGTCCATCTTTCCTCGGTCGTTCTATGTCTTGTCCGTGAAAATTAAACTCTGCCACGAAAGCGAATcgatgttttctttttctagttTGTAATTACGACACTAGATGCTAGATATGCGCTTAAGAAATAGTATAATTCGAATAGCGTagattttctttatttctttcaccACGAAGATAATTTATGAAGAGAAATTTTTGGTTCGTTTCGTATCGgaattgtataaattatacaaattagtTTAGCACATTGACGCTAGAAATACCAGAGCTTACTTTTCTTGACATTTCTCTGAAATATATTCGTTACTCTTATTTCAACGTCTCGAGGGATATCTGTCCCTGAAGACGTTCAACAGTTATCTTACTCTTTAGAAGTAAATAATTCGTGATagcgaaaataataatatttaagtCGACTGGTACGTTCCAGTGTTTAACGTCACGCAGAACACcgatattcgataaaaattttcgaaaatgaCGATACGAGCCACCGATGGTACACACAGCTCGAGAAGAATATCAACGCGAAGCCacaaagaaaaaggaaacgatCTAACGAATAATCAGTTTCGTGCTGAATATCAGTCGTAAAGCACAGCATTGGCAatgtaacatttttattctaacTTAATGTGTTACAGTTTTTCAGTAGCATTCGGTCTCAGGATAGTTTCACACCCCGGATCTGTTTCTTCCGAGGAAGAACGAACAGAGGTTAGAACAAACGTATGAGAAAATTATCCGCAAAATTAtctcaataataaaatatatctctaCGCACACAACGGTCACGGCGCATCTTATCAAAAAATGAGCCTCgcattcatcatcatcatcatcatcatcatcatcatcaccaccaccaccaccgtCGTCATCAttaccatcatcatcatcattacCGTCATcatcaccaccaccaccaccatcatcatcatcatcatcatcatcatcatcatcatcatcaatCATCTTCATCTTCATCATCAATCATCTTCATCTTCATCATCAATCATCTTCATCTTCATCTTCATCTTCAtcttcatcatcatcatcatcatgaCCATCATCACCACCACCGCCatcatcgacatcatcatcaacATCATCAACAACAAcctcatcatcatcatcatcatcatcatcattatcattatcaccAGCATCATGAACATCATCATCATCCATCATCTTCATCTTCATCTTCATCTTCAtcttcatcatcatcatcatgaACATCATCATCAATATTAGGACAGTAGTATAAAATTGGTCGACATGGCTTTGCGAATGCAAATAAGAATGAACGGTCCGATGATATGTCTAAGAACGACGAACGTTGATATCGAGCCGCGTTTCTCATTGTACTTTCTCAAGTTGCAATTACGGTAAAATCTTCGATAAACAATTATCGTCACTGGTCAATGAAGAAAAAGGGGAGAAGGAACAAAGAGCATAAAGAGGGGAAATGGGAACAGAAAGAGAAgaatagaagaagaaataagaCAGGACGATCGAATTGAAAAgcgaaaatgaaatatacatGAAAGAAATTGGATTCGCGCGACGATGCTTTACACACGATATACAAACTGACATGAGTATAAAGAGAGTAGAAGAACCGATCAAATCGTTCAAACGATTCGAGGCAGCTCCCCTCGGGATAAAGGGGAGTGTAGGGTGGGGGCGAGTTATTACTTTCGTCTCTCCTCGCATACTGTGCACCATTCTAATCACATCTTTCACTCTAAAATACTAATTAGTACAGCTTAAACGTTACACGTCGTCGTTCCGAGGTGCGTCTCTTTATATGTATAGAATCTGTATCTTGCATACGCCTCGGCGATCACAACGTAGACAGCAGAAGAAGGAGTCAGAGCGATATTTTAGTACATAACGCGAGGCCCGGACCTTTCGTTCACAGCCTGACCGGAGCCGACGCTATCTTGTGTCCCGATTCAAGAACACGCTGGCTCCAACTTCTACGCAACATCCCCGCATACACAACACATCACGTTTGATTCCAAGCCCATATTAGGTCTATTAGGTGACGACACGTCGTAGGAATAACAGTGTTTTCCGCGTCCTCCGAGAATTGTTGCATTTCCagcttaaaaaataattgaactAATTAAGAGCAGGCCAAGGACACGTCTGACGAAGAAGGAACATAAAACGTTGAAGGACCTTGAACGTGcctttttacaattatatgtatacagtCGTTGACGGTAGGACAAGGCACTTGTATCTTTTCGATATCCCTTGAAATCTATACCAACGTAGAAACTGGTCGTTTCTCTTTtgtctttcttcctttttcattttcacttCGCTTATCAACTATGTATCTGCTTATCAAACTGcttattaaatattccacGCGAACATACTCTGCTGGACGAATACATAATATGTAGCGTTTAAATAGGATGGCGGTgataaatacaattaatttctaattcaCATTAATTTCTACCTAAAAATTTGGACAAAACGTAGTTTTTCAGAAGCTATTATTCATTATTCGGGCTGTTCTTCGACATCGcaaataattaatacttgCTCGTACAGGAATTAAAGAATACAAACCGTGTAAATTTTGCTCCAACAATAACACTAAAGCTAACGAATACAAAAACATCGCAAATGATTTtgctcactcactcactcactcactcactcactcactcgctcactcacacacacacacacacacgcacgcacgcacgcacgcacgcacgcacgcacgcacactcACACTCACAGAGGCGCTcgcgcacacacgcacacgcacgcacgcacgcacgcgcgcgcgcgcgcgcacacacacacacacacacacacacacacacacacacacgcacgcacgcacgcacgcacgcacaacacgcgcacacacacgcacgcacgcacaaaAAGCATGGCTCTGCCAGGTAGATACGAAAAGCTTGTACACCGTGTCCGTTTGAAGAAGCATCGAAAAAATACGGGTGCTCTGTCGTATCGTCGCACAGCATAGTATAGGACGTTCTCGCAAAGATTAGAATTGTACATCGAAGAGATGGTGGGAAACGAATCTATAGAAAAATCCTGTGTCCCCGTCGATTTAGTCGTCGAGCTCGAAGAGAAACGATCCTCGACTCGTTGGCATCAAATAGAGATCACACAGTTTCACATCGTGGCCACGACAACGCAACATACCCATGCATTCAGGTACGAGCGCTTAGATTCGACTCAATGGGAGAGAGAAACAACCAAACGCGTAAAcgtttccctttttttctttcttacatGGTGTTGTAAACCGGACTGCTGTGCCTAGGCCTGACCTGCAGCCTGGCAAGAGGATGCGTCCTGCCGTGCTGTTGCTGCTTCTTACTAGCTGCCACAACACCAGCCGATGGGACTGGTGGCCTACCAGGTGCTTCCGGCGCTTCATTGAACAGAGGAGTAGATGAATGATTGTTAATCATGATCGGCGCAGACCTCCTACTATATTCTACACCAATTTTCGACTTGTTGCTGTGTTGTGAGTCCACCGACTCCCAATCCTTGTCTTTGTGCACACGCAGCTGGATCTCCGAGGACTTCCTGGACTCGGGCTTCACCTCGTACTTACCAACCAAAACTCTCACCGACCTGTCTTCCAAGTTGTCCTGAGTAGCCGTCGTCGAGTCGGCGCTCgacttctctttctctttgaCCTCGGACGGGGCTTGAATCTTCGATTCGTTGTGGGGAATCACCGGTGAGGAGGGCAAACTTCTGATCTTTACGTCCCTTTTCGGTCGACAGACCGTAATCGGCGAGTCGTTCTCGAAGCTGTTCTCCGGACTCTTTTCCAACTTCGTCGACTTCGCCTCGAATTCTTTCTTGAGATTCTTTACGATACCGGAGGTACTTCGCGGACACTCGGCGTCTGGCGAGTCGTCTACCGACAAACAACGTTTGTTAAATATAGATTTGTTACTCAGGTTCTCCAAGACCATCTTGTGTTGCTTCACCGAAAGACACTGAGTAGTGTTGACCACGCACGGACTGGATGTTTCGCTCTCTGACCTGCAGGATCTCAAGGATAGGGGTAAGTCCGAGTCCGAAGAGAGAGAAGATGGCGCCGGAGCGCTCGTCGATAGTCTTCCAACTTGACGAATCGACGCTGGTGAGATGTCTATTCCTCTGATAGGACTTGGAGAATTTCTAACAGGATCTACCTTCAAACCGTGTTCCTGGCTAGGCGAGGAATCCCTCCTTCGTGGCGTTGGCGACGCGGTATGCTGAAGAAGTACCGGATTGTACGATTCTTCCTCAACTGGTAATCTGTCTTTCTCTTCCGTGTCGGAATTTTGCGTGCACACGCGTTTCACCGTCCCTGAGCTGGTGTTCTCCTCGAGCTTTTGCTTGGTACGTTTCACCGTGCCTGGGTGCCAAGGTATCTCCTCCTTGTCGTAAGGGAAGAGGCCACTGGATCCGAGCAGATCCGAAGGCCGCATGTCGTACGAGCCCCAAGAACTGTTCCTCGACGGTAACGTGGCCCAGGAGCTGTGCACCGAATTGTTGTCGAGGACTACGGCACTGTCGTAACTGCTCCAAGAGCTCTGTCGGCTCGGAGAGTCTCTCGTAACCGGCTCGCCTTGCCTTTCTTCCCGATCGAACACTCGGTCAACGTGCGTACTAAACGGGTCACCGTCCTTCTTGGTCTTTCGCGTTAACGTACCAGGATACActgtcgtcgttgtcgttgtcgtggTCGTCGTGGTCGTCGCGATACACTCACTCTCCGCACTCACTTCTCTGTTAGTCTTAGCGTTACTACACGAATTGGTACATGTTGCATCGGACGATGATGCAGTCCAGACTAGACATTCACTATTACTACCGACTTCCGTTCTCTTGCTTTGCTTCTCGCCGGGATCCCACACGCTTTGCTTCACTGCCACCGTAGACGAAGCTTCCGACGAAGGCTTCTGCATACCGAGTCCATTCTCGTTCAGTTCGGAGATCGGACTCTGTGGCAACGGTTTCCCGCCGTCTGAATCAGAACTCGGAGAAGACGGCTTGCTGCTGACTGCTTCGAATTGATTCGTCAGGTTCAGCACCAATCCTTTCCTCCTTTGACCCTGCTGCGTTTCTAACTTGCTAATTCGGTTCTTCACGGTCGGAGTGTCTGGCGAGGGACCTGGTAGGTGGACGATTTTGTTTTGAGATACGCTGTAAGATTGTCCGTTGCCGCATGGCATCAAAACGTTCCGAGCTTCTTGCGACATACTGGTCTTCTGGTTGTTGGAACGTAGCAGATCTTCTCTGGTCACTTCCGAACTTCCTGTCTTATCGATGCTTTCGAGGGACTGCGAAAGGGGAACTAAAAGGGAGCGGAAACAGGTCGAGTTCGAGATTACAATATAAACATAACCTATAAAAATAGCATGccatatttaataaaatggaATTAAACGAGTAGTAAACGTACCAGAAGGCAACATGGTTTCGCTAATTTTCACATTCGGCGACCAACTTTTCGGCCTCTGGCTGgtcttttttaattcaaagCCCGATACAGTTTGCAAATCATTGTCCACGTTGTCAGACTTTTCCTCCTTCTTCGACTGATCTTTCGTCGACGTAGGAGACTTCAAGTTCGTATCCGACTTGGACCTCTGAAGCTTCTCTTTGTTTTTCATCGCATCCAGTATACCCTGATAGGTCTCCAGTTGCAGCAGAAAGCTGTTGTTAGGTTTGATGCAGTTCCGTTTCTCTTTTACGTGCTTCCAGGCTTGAGAGAAGTCCCAGTTATACGCTTTCATCGCGTACGCGATCACTACCGAGGCAGATCTTGACACtcccattttacagtgcaccAGCACCTTCGAACCTTCTTTCTTTGCCTTCGTGATGTATTTGAACGTATCGTCCCAGTGCTTCAGCAGATCGGTCTTTTCGTCGTCATACACGCGTACGTTCAAATACGTGAACATCCCGGGGAAGAAGTTGTCGATCTCTCGAGTTACGTTCAGGATATGCCTGACACTGtatattaaagaatttttagtaCAGGAAAGATTATTCAGAGATAATTGTGAATTATTATCAATCTGTACGTAGCGTAGCCAAACTTGTTCTTGGCGGTTCGATAACAATGGAACGAATACTTGTACGAGATAAAtccttattacgatatattcgAATTTAACGTTACTCTACTATAATTGGAAAAATGAGGTCGTTCTCGAGTAAACAGCGCAAGCCTAAATGGACAGAACGGTCAACTGCAAATCGGATAAAGCTAAAAGGACGGAAGGATCTCGAGTAATAGCAGGAAGGAAGGAACTCACCCATTCTTCTGGAGCTCCTCCAAGTTGCTTGCGTTCCACTCGCTTCCTAGATAAACGTGGTCAAATATTTCAGTCGGCGCGTCCATCTGACCCAGAATGGTGAGCATCTCCTGATCGATGAATGGCTTAAACTCCCCGAGATCCATGTCGAGGTCTTCCTCGAGACGACCTCGAATGTACTTCGAGGTTACCTCGTCGAGGTCCACGGACATCATGATCTC from Bombus huntii isolate Logan2020A chromosome 5, iyBomHunt1.1, whole genome shotgun sequence includes the following:
- the LOC126865560 gene encoding uncharacterized protein LOC126865560, with the translated sequence MDGHKSRVFSACFNPRSAHELISGGWDNTIQFWDTRQPYALRRISGVHMCGDGLDISRNGREILSCAWQRENPIQLWDYGSGKLLASLEPDSYPSLLYCGKYVSNMFIACGGTDTNLFRVIDLRSHATLAMIRNLRGGTYSLDIGPINPKHAKKTRTISVVPQLAFCAGKRIFEIDAQPS